The Argentina anserina chromosome 3, drPotAnse1.1, whole genome shotgun sequence genome includes a region encoding these proteins:
- the LOC126786465 gene encoding sugar carrier protein C, whose protein sequence is MPAVGIASGGDGKEYPGKLTSYVLVTCIIAAMGGLIFGYDIGISGGVTSMDSFLMKFFPSVYRKKELDKTTNQYCQYDSQTLTMFTSSLYLAALMASIVAATVTRKFGRKWSMLFGGLLFCAGAIINAAAKTVWMLILGRIFLGFGIGFSNQSVPLYLSEMAPSKFRGALNIGFQLSITIGILAANLLNYFFAKIKGGWGWRLSLGGAIVPALIITFGSLVLPDTPNSMIERGQTEEAKTQLRRIRGVDDISEEFNDLVVASDESKKIEDPWRNLLQRKYRPQLCMAILIPFFQQLTGINVIMFYAPVLFDTIGFGSDASLISAVITGTVNVAATCVSMYGVDKWGRRKLFLEGGTQMLICQIVVAICIGAKFGLKGDADNLPKWYAIVVVIFICTYVAGFAWSWGPLGWLVPSEIFPLEIRSAAQSVNVSVNMIFTFIVAQVFLTMLCHLKFGLFLFFAFFVCVMSVFVYFFLPETKGIPIEEMSRVWKQHWYWKRFVTDEDYPNDGYEMSKPTTVKTV, encoded by the exons ATGCCTGCCGTAGGTATTGCGAGTGGTGGCGACGGGAAGGAGTATCCCGGAAAACTCACCAGTTATGTTCTGGTAACATGCATCATCGCGGCCATGGGAGGGCTGATTTTCGGCTACGACATCGGAATCTCCG GTGGTGTAACGTCCATGGACTCGTTCTTGATGAAGTTCTTTCCTTCTGTGTATCGTAAGAAGGAGCTGGACAAGACCACCAACCAGTACTGCCAGTATGACAGTCAGACGTTAACCATGTTCACGTCTTCGTTGTACTTGGCTGCTCTCATGGCCTCGATCGTGGCAGCCACTGTCACTCGGAAGTTTGGCCGGAAATGGTCCATGTTGTTCGGTGGTCTTCTCTTCTGCGCCGGCGCCATCATCAATGCTGCTGCCAAAACCGTGTGGATGTTAATTCTTGGCCGTATATTCCTTGGTTTTGGTATCGGATTTTCCAATCAG TCTGTGCCACTCTACTTGTCTGAAATGGCGCCATCAAAGTTCAGAGGAGCTCTCAACATTGGTTTCCAGCTTTCTATCACCATTGGTATTCTTGCCGCCAATCTGTTGAACTACTTCTTTGCAAAGATAAAGGGCGGTTGGGGATGGCGTTTGAGTTTGGGTGGTGCAATAGTCCCTGCCCTTATCATCACCTTTGGCTCCCTAGTATTACCTGACACACCAAACTCTATGATCGAGCGCGGCCAGACCGAGGAGGCCAAGACCCAACTGAGGAGGATTCGCGGTGTTGATGATATCAGCGAGGAGTTCAATGACCTTGTTGTAGCTAGTGATGAGTCTAAGAAGATAGAGGATCCATGGAGGAATTTACTCCAGAGGAAGTACAGGCCCCAACTTTGCATGGCGATTCTGATTCCATTCTTTCAGCAGCTTACTGGTATCAATGTGATCATGTTCTACGCCCCTGTACTGTTCGACACAATTGGTTTTGGAAGTGATGCTTCTCTCATATCGGCTGTGATTACCGGAACTGTAAATGTTGCCGCAACATGTGTTTCGATGTATGGTGTTGATAAGTGGGGAAGGAGGAAGCTCTTCCTTGAGGGTGGAACTCAAATGTTAATATGCCAG ATAGTTGTGGCAATTTGCATTGGTGCAAAATTTGGATTGAAGGGAGATGCCGATAACTTGCCAAAGTGGTATGCAATTGTTGTGGTGATCTTCATCTGCACATACGTAGCAGGGTTTGCTTGGTCATGGGGCCCCCTAGGGTGGTTAGTCCCTAGTGAAATTTTCCCTTTGGAAATCAGGTCAGCTGCTCAGAGTGTCAATGTCTCAGTGAACATGATCTTCACCTTCATTGTGGCTCAAGTCTTCTTGACTATGTTGTGCCACTTGAAATTCGgactctttctcttcttcgCATTCTTTGTGTGCGTTATGTCCGTTTTCGTGTACTTCTTCTTGCCTGAGACAAAGGGAATCCCAATTGAAGAGATGAGCAGGGTGTGGAAGCAGCATTGGTACTGGAAGAGATTTGTTACCGATGAAGATTACCCCAATGATGGTTATGAGATGAGCAAGCCAACCACTGTCAAAACTGTATAA
- the LOC126786479 gene encoding negative regulator of systemic acquired resistance SNI1-like isoform X1, whose translation MPLRNRSKWFESIFAILRIGKSLELTMASFKLLNELDKCFPWVHLSAAADEMKSSSELSLIVENEGFQHLIENLADATAKPNFQASETKIIYSSLNPGVE comes from the exons ATGCCGCTGCGAAATAGGAG TAAATGGTTTGAGTCGATATTTGCTATCTTGAGGATTGGGAAATCTCTGGAGCTGACTATGGCAAGTTTTAAGCTGTTGAATGAGTTGGATAAG TGTTTTCCTTGGGTGCATTTGTCTGCTGCTGCTGATGAAATGAAGTCGTCCAGTGAACTTTCATTAATAGTGGAGAATGAG GGTTTCCAACATTTGATAGAGAACCTTGCTGATGCAACTGCTAAACCAAACTTCCAAGCCTCAGAAACAAAGATTATTTATAGCTCGTTGAATCCTGGAGTTGAATAA
- the LOC126786479 gene encoding uncharacterized protein LOC126786479 isoform X2: MPLRNRSKWFESIFAILRIGKSLELTMASFKLLNELDKCFPWVHLSAAADEMKSSSELSLIVENEVGHHLLSAWIALVARGWLLIILGDTLTPLVSNI; this comes from the exons ATGCCGCTGCGAAATAGGAG TAAATGGTTTGAGTCGATATTTGCTATCTTGAGGATTGGGAAATCTCTGGAGCTGACTATGGCAAGTTTTAAGCTGTTGAATGAGTTGGATAAG TGTTTTCCTTGGGTGCATTTGTCTGCTGCTGCTGATGAAATGAAGTCGTCCAGTGAACTTTCATTAATAGTGGAGAATGAG GTTGGTCACCATTTGCTTTCAGCTTGGATAGCACTAGTAGCGAGAGGGTGGCTGCTAATAATCCTGGGGGATACGTTGACTCCTTT GGTTTCCAACATTTGA
- the LOC126786479 gene encoding negative regulator of systemic acquired resistance SNI1-like isoform X3, whose translation MPLRNRSKWFESIFAILRIGKSLELTMASFKLLNELDKCFPWVHLSAAADEMKSSSELSLIVENEVWFVSAMVSNI comes from the exons ATGCCGCTGCGAAATAGGAG TAAATGGTTTGAGTCGATATTTGCTATCTTGAGGATTGGGAAATCTCTGGAGCTGACTATGGCAAGTTTTAAGCTGTTGAATGAGTTGGATAAG TGTTTTCCTTGGGTGCATTTGTCTGCTGCTGCTGATGAAATGAAGTCGTCCAGTGAACTTTCATTAATAGTGGAGAATGAGGTGTggtttgtttctgccat GGTTTCCAACATTTGA